AACAATCACGGGTACGCCGTGCTCGTCAGCCTGGGCCGGCTCGAGCACTACCCGCGCGTCTACGAAGACGGCGGGCAGAGCGGCTGGCTGACCAACGCGGCCACGCGCCCGCCGCTGGTCGAGAACCTGGTGGCGCTGGTGACGGAGGCGCCGCATCTTTTCAATAGCGAGGCCTTCCTGGCCGAATGCCGCACGTTCGTGCGCCGCAAAGATGGCTCGCCGGCCGCCGCCAACGGCACGCACGACGACCGCGTGCTGGCCATGGGCATCGCGCACGAGGTCCGCCGCAGGAGGCCGCGGCGGCGCTGCGATCGGCTTGTTCCGGAAATCGGACAAGAAAGAGAAAGAGAATACTTCGCGCGCGCAGGCGGTTAGGATGTGGCTCTGCCTCGCGCGGTCCAACACGTTCGGCGGATGCGCGGCGGCGCGCAGGCCCACCTGATGCGCGCCGACGACGAGCAGTACTACGTCGTCAAGTTCCAGAACAATCCGCAGCACCGGCGCGTGCTCGCCAACGAGTTCCTGGCGCTCCGCCTGGCGGAGCACATCGGATTGCCGGTGCCGCTGGTCGAGGTGGTCGAAGTGGGCGAGTGGCTCATCGCCAACACGCCCGAGCTGCACGTGCAGTTCGCGGGCGAAAAGATCCCGTGCAAGCCCGGGCAGCAGATCGGCGTGCGCTACGCCGTGGATCCGCGCGTCGGCCAGGTGTTCGACTACCTGCCCGAGCAGCTGCTCGACCGCGTCCGGAACCTGGACGCATTCGCCGGCGCGCTGGCGTTCGACAAGTGGACGTGTAACGCCAACGGCCGGCAGGCCGTCTTCTTCCGGATGGCGCGCGAGCGCAAGTACACCGCCGTATTCATCGACTTCGGGCACTGCTTCAACCAGGGCGACTGGAGCTTCCCCGATTCGCCGCTGCGCGGCGTTTACGCGTGGAATGCGGCGTACGCGGCAGTGCGGAGCTGGCACTCGTTCTCGCCGTGGCTGGAGCGCATCGAGGCCCTCGACGAGCGGGTCGCGTACGCCATCGGCGAGCAGATCCCGCCGGAGTGGTACGGCGACCCGGACGAGCTCGAGCGCCTGGTCGCGCAGTTGATGAAACGCCGCAAGCGCGTGCGGGAGTTGGTGGAGGAGTTTCGCAGGTCCACACGCCAGCCGTTTCCCAACTGGGAAGAGGAGCCGTCCGCCGTCACCCACCACCTTATTAGTTGACCTTCGGTCATCGGACGACAATGATTGACGCTCTTCCCGTGACCAATGGGCGGCAGATCGAGTTTTTCCTGCTGCGCTACGTGCCCGACGCGCTGCGGGAGGAGTTCGTGAACATCGGCGTCGTCCTGCGCGAGCCGGCGAGCGGCGAGTCCGCGGTGC
The Terriglobales bacterium DNA segment above includes these coding regions:
- a CDS encoding HipA family kinase — its product is MALPRAVQHVRRMRGGAQAHLMRADDEQYYVVKFQNNPQHRRVLANEFLALRLAEHIGLPVPLVEVVEVGEWLIANTPELHVQFAGEKIPCKPGQQIGVRYAVDPRVGQVFDYLPEQLLDRVRNLDAFAGALAFDKWTCNANGRQAVFFRMARERKYTAVFIDFGHCFNQGDWSFPDSPLRGVYAWNAAYAAVRSWHSFSPWLERIEALDERVAYAIGEQIPPEWYGDPDELERLVAQLMKRRKRVRELVEEFRRSTRQPFPNWEEEPSAVTHHLIS